A genomic window from Silene latifolia isolate original U9 population chromosome 11, ASM4854445v1, whole genome shotgun sequence includes:
- the LOC141614300 gene encoding uncharacterized protein LOC141614300, translating to MWYLCCVYGEPDLTKRGAVLEKFTCHINSLDKPFLLIGDFNQVEFSSDKLGGSDKLIRGANLFSYWKNTHCLMDIPFKGPRFTWCNNRENPHRIYERLDKGFASHDWLSLFPNTFIKHLPIQISDHAPIILDTNMVLNTKKKVYRLETWCFDHVECSGLVKVSWERKDKGDASHILLAKLRRINNAFRVWACNKKDEWGLKWSAFDQDLESYLMDIEKGGDIVNYEACHKKLMEFSLAVGTY from the coding sequence ATGTGGTACTTGTGTTGTGTTTATGGTGAACCGGATCTTACAAAAAGAGGTGCAGTTTTGGAAAAGTTTACCTGTCATATTAATTCCCTTGATAAACCCTTCTTGCTTATTGGTGATTTCAATCAAGTTGAGTTCTCTTCTGATAAGTTAGGTGGCAGTGATAAATTGATCAGAGGAGCAAACTTATTCTCATATTGGAAGAATACACATTGTTTGATGGATATCCCCTTTAAGGGACCTAGATTCACCTGGTGCAACAATAGGGAGAATCCACATCGAATATACGAAAGACTTGATAAGGGCTTTGCTTCTCATGATTGGCTTTCTCTATTCCCAAATACCTTTATCAAACACTTACCTATCCAAATATCGGATCACGCGCCTATAATCCTTGATACAAATATGGTTCTCAATACTAAGAAGAAAGTTTATAGGCTAGAGACTTGGTGTTTTGATCATGTCGAATGCAGTGGTCTGGTTAAAGTAAGCTGGGAAAGAAAAGATAAGGGTGATGCTTCTCATATCCTTTTGGCAAAATTACGTCGTATAAATAACGCATTCAGAGTTTGGGCCTGTAACAAAAAAGATGAATGGGGACTAAAGTGGAGTGCATTTGATCAGGATCTTGAGTCCTATCTTATGGATATTGAGAAGGGTGGTGATATTGTTAATTACGAAGCATGTCACAAAAAGCTTATGGAATTCTCTCTTGCTGTTGGCACTTATTAG